From the Vibrio metoecus genome, one window contains:
- a CDS encoding DUF2931 family protein, with product MNKVFLLLSVLLLNSCSTNAAYQTEQPWTWRVGVTMPSFYPVKITQIYGVNEKENWTVLIHNIIPRMSDSDIEYIRQIFPDYDGFGLSHALGITSRSQIGVGSTQLPDTLYVYWVSLFDTKFYVTKYEIPDNVKQLVATKTTYTKWNGFIVDPCYRAEFIFGLLPNGKAKVWLDGCGETIYLTELAPDQTPDRDSNGFKADTYKESSYLRNIQQRAKDAGVELEPIPWDKVNKVYSINEIKTLGE from the coding sequence ATGAATAAAGTGTTCTTGTTATTGTCAGTGCTTTTACTTAACTCATGTTCTACTAATGCTGCATATCAAACCGAGCAGCCATGGACGTGGCGAGTTGGTGTAACAATGCCTTCGTTTTACCCAGTAAAAATTACCCAAATCTACGGTGTTAATGAAAAAGAAAACTGGACTGTATTAATTCATAATATTATCCCCCGTATGAGTGATAGCGATATTGAGTATATCCGTCAGATATTTCCTGATTATGATGGTTTTGGGCTGTCACATGCCTTAGGTATTACAAGCAGAAGCCAAATTGGTGTAGGTTCCACCCAGCTACCTGATACACTTTATGTGTACTGGGTTTCATTGTTTGATACCAAATTTTATGTCACTAAGTATGAGATTCCTGACAACGTAAAACAGTTAGTAGCTACGAAAACAACTTATACTAAATGGAATGGATTTATTGTTGATCCATGTTATCGCGCAGAGTTTATTTTTGGTCTTCTGCCTAATGGGAAAGCTAAAGTTTGGTTAGATGGATGCGGAGAGACTATTTATCTTACGGAGTTAGCTCCTGACCAAACTCCTGATCGTGATAGCAATGGATTTAAAGCCGATACATATAAAGAATCTTCTTATCTTAGAAATATCCAACAACGCGCTAAGGATGCAGGTGTTGAGCTAGAGCCCATCCCTTGGGATAAAGTGAATAAAGTCTATTCCATCAATGAGATTAAAACGCTTGGCGAGTAA
- the potC gene encoding spermidine/putrescine ABC transporter permease PotC, giving the protein MGRSIRFSFMSLVYLFLYLPIIVLIANSFNENKFGIKWGGFTTKWYHALMNNDSLMQAAWHSINVAVFSATAATLIGSLTAVALFRYQFKGKKVVSGMLFVVMMSPDIVMAISLLALFLVLGAKLGFFTLLIAHITFCLPFVVVTVYSRLNGFDVKMLEAAKDLGAGEWVILKKIILPLAKPAVAAGWLLSFTLSLDDVIISSFVTGPTYEILPLKIYSMVKVGISPEVNALATVMLVVSLTLVVISQLLAREKMK; this is encoded by the coding sequence ATGGGACGTTCAATTAGATTTAGCTTTATGAGTTTGGTGTACTTATTTTTGTACCTACCAATTATTGTTTTGATTGCAAACTCATTTAACGAAAACAAGTTTGGTATCAAATGGGGTGGCTTCACCACCAAGTGGTACCACGCTCTCATGAATAACGACAGTTTAATGCAAGCGGCTTGGCACTCGATCAACGTCGCGGTTTTTTCAGCTACTGCAGCAACCCTGATCGGCAGCTTGACGGCCGTTGCCCTCTTCCGTTACCAGTTCAAAGGTAAAAAGGTGGTGAGTGGCATGCTGTTTGTCGTCATGATGTCACCCGATATCGTCATGGCAATTTCGCTGCTTGCTCTGTTCTTAGTATTAGGCGCCAAGCTCGGCTTTTTTACACTGCTGATTGCTCATATCACCTTTTGCTTACCATTCGTTGTGGTAACCGTATACAGCCGTCTCAATGGCTTTGATGTGAAAATGCTTGAAGCAGCAAAAGATCTTGGAGCCGGAGAATGGGTTATACTGAAGAAGATCATTCTGCCTCTGGCAAAACCAGCGGTAGCGGCTGGCTGGTTACTTAGCTTTACCCTATCGTTGGATGACGTGATTATCAGTTCGTTTGTGACTGGTCCAACCTACGAAATTTTGCCATTAAAGATATATTCAATGGTCAAAGTAGGTATTTCACCAGAAGTTAACGCACTGGCAACGGTGATGTTAGTGGTTTCATTAACTCTTGTGGTTATTTCACAGCTGTTAGCAAGAGAAAAAATGAAGTAA
- a CDS encoding alanine/glycine:cation symporter family protein, translating to MNNLQSFLQTVDSLVWGPPLLILLVGTGVYFTFRLGLLQFRRLPTALAMVFGREKSADKQGDVSSFAALCTALSATIGTGNIVGVATAIKLGGPGALFWMWLAALFGMATKYAECLLAVKYRQVDDKGQMVGGPMYYLRDGVGSKTLAVLFAVFAVGVACFGIGTFPQVNAILDATQISFGVPREASAVVLTILVAIVTIGGIQSIAKVAGKVVPAMALFYIVACLSVIVTNADKLADAVELVLVSAFTSTAATGGFLGASIMLAIQSGIARGVFSNESGLGSAPMAAAAAKTDSCVEQGLISMTGTFFDTIIICTMTGLALILTGAWQSDLSGAAMTTYAFATGLNAQTIGPMLVSIGLMFFAFTTILGWNYYGERCMVFLFGTKAVLPYKIVFIGLIASGAFLHLDLIWIIADIVNGLMAIPNLIGLVALRHVVVEETKQYFAARYQYTEAEAQVQ from the coding sequence ATGAATAACCTGCAATCTTTTCTGCAAACTGTTGATAGTTTAGTGTGGGGTCCACCACTGTTAATTCTTCTGGTCGGCACCGGTGTCTATTTCACCTTCCGCTTGGGCTTACTGCAATTTCGACGCCTGCCGACGGCTTTAGCTATGGTATTTGGCCGCGAAAAATCTGCAGACAAACAAGGTGATGTATCAAGCTTCGCCGCATTGTGTACTGCTCTTTCTGCCACCATTGGTACAGGAAACATCGTAGGTGTTGCGACCGCAATCAAACTCGGCGGCCCAGGTGCCCTGTTCTGGATGTGGCTCGCCGCCCTGTTTGGCATGGCAACCAAATACGCAGAATGTTTACTCGCAGTGAAATATCGCCAAGTGGATGACAAAGGGCAAATGGTCGGCGGGCCAATGTACTACCTGCGTGATGGTGTGGGTTCAAAAACACTGGCAGTATTATTTGCAGTGTTTGCCGTAGGGGTTGCCTGCTTCGGTATTGGTACTTTCCCACAAGTGAACGCGATCTTAGATGCCACTCAAATCTCTTTTGGCGTCCCTCGTGAAGCCTCTGCGGTGGTACTGACCATACTGGTTGCCATTGTCACTATCGGTGGTATTCAATCCATCGCGAAAGTGGCAGGAAAAGTGGTTCCTGCGATGGCGCTGTTTTACATTGTCGCCTGCTTAAGTGTGATTGTTACCAACGCGGACAAACTCGCAGACGCCGTGGAATTGGTGCTGGTATCCGCGTTCACCTCGACTGCTGCGACAGGTGGATTCTTAGGTGCGAGCATTATGCTCGCGATTCAATCGGGTATTGCTCGCGGCGTGTTCTCCAATGAATCTGGCTTAGGCAGTGCGCCTATGGCTGCGGCGGCGGCGAAAACTGACTCCTGCGTTGAACAAGGTCTTATCTCTATGACGGGGACCTTCTTCGATACCATCATCATCTGTACGATGACTGGCTTGGCTCTCATTCTAACGGGCGCTTGGCAAAGCGATCTTTCCGGTGCAGCGATGACCACCTACGCCTTTGCCACAGGCTTAAATGCACAAACTATCGGTCCGATGCTGGTTTCGATTGGTTTGATGTTCTTCGCCTTTACGACCATTTTGGGTTGGAACTACTACGGCGAACGCTGCATGGTGTTCTTATTCGGAACCAAAGCGGTACTACCTTACAAAATCGTCTTTATTGGCTTGATTGCCTCAGGCGCATTCCTGCACCTCGATTTGATTTGGATTATCGCCGACATTGTAAATGGTTTAATGGCCATTCCGAATCTTATTGGCCTTGTTGCCTTACGCCATGTGGTCGTGGAAGAAACGAAGCAGTATTTTGCCGCGCGTTATCAATACACCGAAGCCGAAGCCCAAGTTCAATAA
- a CDS encoding chromosome partitioning protein ParA: MNKHNEFDDNEEVVVIERRDKQGYLYIAIAAALGIALGGLIGSSVTTSRWEASYDALQNQLEQLQNSKTEVVKAAEVTEQNNDEQWQIKMDQALAKQREEWQTESVQRDKYVAELEKHNLDLEQQLNEQKMALELANTHNNELNRQTDIQATMLERSRELFQRELKIKQELEELQKERDSLVPKIKVLKKECDIYLEGKSWDAKSDSCDKQDEANSRISQIDQMIRVHQMDLEQIKSLSEEIGL, translated from the coding sequence GTGAACAAACACAATGAGTTTGACGACAACGAAGAAGTTGTTGTTATCGAACGAAGAGATAAGCAAGGTTATCTTTATATTGCGATTGCTGCGGCATTAGGTATTGCATTGGGTGGACTGATCGGTTCATCTGTGACAACCAGTCGCTGGGAGGCGTCGTATGACGCGCTGCAGAATCAGCTTGAACAGTTGCAAAATTCGAAAACAGAAGTTGTGAAAGCGGCCGAAGTAACAGAGCAGAACAATGATGAGCAATGGCAGATCAAAATGGATCAGGCCTTAGCTAAGCAGCGGGAAGAGTGGCAAACAGAATCGGTGCAGCGTGATAAGTATGTGGCAGAGCTTGAGAAACACAACCTCGATCTTGAGCAGCAGTTGAATGAACAGAAAATGGCTCTGGAGCTTGCCAATACACATAACAATGAACTTAACCGTCAAACTGATATACAAGCGACTATGCTGGAACGTTCTCGAGAACTTTTCCAACGTGAGTTAAAAATCAAACAGGAATTAGAAGAATTGCAAAAAGAACGTGATTCACTAGTTCCGAAAATCAAGGTGCTGAAGAAAGAGTGTGATATCTACCTTGAAGGAAAATCGTGGGATGCGAAATCGGATTCTTGTGATAAACAGGATGAAGCCAATTCCCGTATTAGCCAAATTGATCAGATGATTCGTGTCCATCAAATGGATTTGGAACAGATTAAATCGCTTTCAGAAGAAATAGGCCTATAG
- the potB gene encoding spermidine/putrescine ABC transporter permease PotB: MSKKLNLQNAIITLIVSWLVLFVLFPNLMIIGTSFLTRDEANLIKFVFTFENYTRLLDPLYGKVMLHSFYMAIVATLICLVIGYPFAYIVAKMPVKWRPFMLFLIIVPFWTNSLIRTYGLKIVLGTQGILNQALISLGLIDAPLRIMFTETAVMIGLVYILLPFMILPLYSAIEKLDGTYIEAARDLGANKFQTLVRVILPLTMPGIIGGCLLVLLPALGMFYIADLLGGAKNLLIGNVIKSQVLNARDWPFGAATSIALTLAMAIMLYAYYRAGKLLNKKVELD; encoded by the coding sequence ATGAGCAAAAAGCTTAATCTGCAAAATGCAATTATTACCTTAATTGTCAGTTGGTTAGTGCTATTTGTACTGTTCCCAAACCTGATGATTATTGGTACCAGTTTTCTGACTCGTGATGAAGCAAACTTGATTAAGTTTGTATTCACCTTTGAGAACTATACACGTTTGCTTGATCCGCTGTACGGCAAAGTGATGCTGCACTCGTTTTACATGGCGATTGTCGCAACCTTGATCTGCCTCGTGATTGGTTACCCATTTGCGTACATTGTAGCCAAGATGCCAGTTAAATGGCGTCCATTTATGCTGTTTTTGATTATTGTTCCTTTCTGGACCAACTCACTCATTCGCACCTATGGTTTAAAAATCGTACTCGGCACGCAAGGCATTCTGAACCAAGCGTTAATATCACTCGGTCTGATTGATGCCCCATTACGCATTATGTTCACCGAAACAGCCGTAATGATCGGTCTGGTTTACATTTTGTTGCCATTTATGATCCTGCCACTCTACTCTGCCATCGAAAAATTGGATGGCACTTATATTGAAGCGGCGCGCGATCTTGGAGCCAATAAATTCCAGACTTTGGTTCGTGTAATTTTACCTCTGACGATGCCCGGCATCATCGGTGGTTGTTTACTGGTTTTACTTCCAGCACTCGGTATGTTCTACATCGCTGACCTACTTGGTGGTGCGAAAAACTTACTTATCGGTAACGTAATTAAGAGCCAAGTCCTTAACGCCCGTGACTGGCCGTTTGGTGCGGCAACGAGCATTGCCTTGACATTGGCCATGGCCATCATGCTGTACGCCTACTACCGTGCAGGTAAACTATTGAATAAGAAGGTGGAGCTAGACTAA
- a CDS encoding LysE family translocator, which translates to MVIQNFEAFLIAITILTLTPGLDTALVIRNTSRAGFADGCTTSLGICFGLFVHATFSAIGISAILAQSAELFQIVKMVGAAYLIWLGISSLRSLMKTGQGIEVASLAHTQFRLTRSLREGFLSNVLNPKTAVFYLAFLPQFINPDYSPLAQSLLMALIHFVIAMVWQCGLAGALSSAKNLLKNASFMRWMEGTTGVVLVALGIKLLLEKPQA; encoded by the coding sequence ATGGTTATCCAGAATTTCGAAGCTTTTCTTATCGCTATTACTATTTTGACCTTAACACCGGGACTCGATACTGCTTTGGTGATCCGTAACACTTCACGGGCTGGGTTTGCAGATGGATGCACAACCAGCTTGGGTATCTGTTTTGGGTTATTCGTTCACGCCACTTTTTCTGCTATTGGTATCTCCGCGATTCTTGCCCAATCGGCTGAGCTATTTCAAATCGTTAAAATGGTGGGAGCGGCTTATCTGATTTGGTTGGGTATTTCGAGCTTACGATCATTAATGAAAACAGGGCAGGGCATTGAGGTTGCGAGCCTAGCTCATACACAATTTCGCTTAACCCGATCGCTGCGTGAAGGTTTCCTCTCGAATGTGCTGAACCCGAAAACTGCCGTTTTTTACTTAGCTTTTCTGCCTCAATTTATTAATCCTGACTATTCACCGTTAGCGCAATCTTTGCTGATGGCGTTGATTCATTTTGTGATCGCGATGGTATGGCAATGTGGTTTAGCCGGTGCTTTGAGCAGTGCTAAAAACCTTCTGAAAAACGCTTCTTTTATGCGTTGGATGGAAGGTACAACGGGAGTTGTTTTGGTCGCATTAGGTATCAAACTTCTCTTAGAGAAACCTCAAGCCTAA
- a CDS encoding glucosaminidase domain-containing protein, with the protein MHKKVSIGLVWLMIVAIAIFGVYRFEKPKRTKLPLLRGEVVGIAPDFTAMSDISERKQAFFNYLKPGVMYENSRILQERAILKRIKKDFVDSQLSSNNLAQAQRLASLYSLELNQGNVDAAWLQEMLHRVDVIPEALVLTQAANESAWGTSRFAREGNNYFGQWCYSSGCGLVPLERTEGAFHEVAKFDSVQDSIQGYFMNVNRNAAYRELRDIRFQLRQKKLNPASDDSAKAMSNGLLKYSERGESYVKDLQAMMAANQSYWNNN; encoded by the coding sequence ATGCATAAAAAGGTAAGTATTGGACTTGTTTGGCTGATGATTGTTGCCATTGCTATTTTTGGCGTTTACCGTTTCGAAAAACCGAAAAGGACAAAACTGCCATTACTAAGAGGTGAAGTTGTGGGCATTGCACCTGACTTTACAGCCATGAGTGACATTTCAGAAAGGAAACAAGCTTTCTTTAATTACCTAAAACCTGGCGTGATGTACGAGAACTCTCGCATTTTACAAGAAAGGGCAATTCTCAAGCGGATTAAAAAAGACTTTGTAGATAGTCAACTCTCCTCCAATAATCTAGCGCAAGCTCAGCGCTTGGCGAGCTTATATTCGCTAGAGTTAAACCAAGGTAATGTGGATGCAGCATGGTTACAAGAGATGCTACATCGAGTCGATGTTATCCCTGAAGCTTTGGTACTCACACAAGCAGCAAATGAATCGGCATGGGGGACATCAAGGTTCGCCAGAGAGGGTAATAACTATTTTGGACAGTGGTGCTATAGCTCTGGATGTGGATTAGTACCCTTGGAACGGACTGAAGGTGCGTTTCATGAAGTTGCTAAATTTGATAGCGTTCAAGATTCGATTCAGGGCTATTTTATGAATGTGAATCGAAACGCTGCATATCGAGAACTACGTGATATTCGTTTTCAACTTCGCCAGAAGAAGCTCAACCCCGCAAGTGATGACAGTGCTAAAGCGATGAGTAATGGTCTATTGAAATACTCAGAGCGTGGTGAATCCTACGTAAAAGATTTACAAGCTATGATGGCGGCAAATCAATCCTATTGGAATAATAATTAA
- a CDS encoding extracellular solute-binding protein: protein MKNKLFASALCAAALFTTNAMAKDQELYFYNWSEYIPSEVLEDFTKETGIKVIYSTYESNESMYAKLKTQGSGYDLVVPSTYFVSKMRKEGMLQEIDHSKLSHYQDLDPNYLNKPFDPGNKYSIPYIWGATGIGINTDMLDKKSLKNWGDLWDPKWAGQLMLMDDSREVFHIALSKLGYSPNSTNPKEIKAAYRELKKLMPNVLVFNSDFPANPYLAGEVSLGMLWNGSAYMARQEGAPIEIIWPEKGAIFWMDSISIPTGAKNVEAAHKMIDFLLRPENAAKIALEIGYPTPVKTANNLLPKEFANDPNIYPPQSVMDSGEWQDEVGEASVIYDEYFQKLKVND, encoded by the coding sequence ATGAAAAATAAACTGTTTGCGAGTGCTCTGTGCGCAGCAGCATTGTTCACCACCAATGCAATGGCTAAAGACCAAGAACTTTACTTCTACAACTGGTCTGAATATATCCCGAGCGAAGTCCTAGAAGACTTTACCAAAGAAACTGGAATCAAGGTGATCTACTCCACCTATGAATCCAACGAAAGTATGTATGCCAAGCTTAAAACGCAGGGCTCCGGTTATGATCTCGTAGTTCCTTCCACTTACTTTGTCTCTAAAATGCGCAAAGAAGGAATGCTACAAGAGATTGATCATTCGAAACTTTCTCACTATCAAGACCTCGACCCAAACTATCTCAACAAACCTTTTGACCCCGGCAATAAATATTCGATTCCTTATATTTGGGGGGCGACTGGCATCGGTATTAATACTGACATGCTTGATAAGAAGTCACTCAAAAACTGGGGAGACCTGTGGGATCCTAAATGGGCAGGTCAGCTAATGCTGATGGATGACTCACGTGAAGTCTTCCATATCGCTTTAAGCAAACTGGGTTACTCACCTAATTCAACCAACCCTAAAGAAATTAAAGCAGCCTATCGTGAGTTGAAAAAACTGATGCCAAACGTATTGGTATTTAACTCGGATTTCCCAGCCAACCCATACTTAGCCGGTGAAGTATCACTCGGTATGTTATGGAATGGTTCGGCTTATATGGCGCGCCAAGAAGGTGCACCGATCGAGATAATTTGGCCAGAGAAAGGGGCCATTTTCTGGATGGATAGTATCTCCATTCCGACGGGAGCAAAAAACGTAGAAGCCGCGCATAAAATGATCGACTTTTTATTGCGGCCAGAAAATGCTGCAAAAATCGCTTTAGAAATCGGTTATCCAACACCAGTCAAAACGGCAAATAATCTCTTACCTAAAGAGTTTGCTAATGACCCCAATATTTATCCACCTCAATCAGTTATGGATAGCGGTGAATGGCAAGATGAAGTGGGCGAAGCAAGTGTCATCTATGATGAATACTTTCAAAAACTCAAAGTGAATGACTAG
- a CDS encoding extracellular solute-binding protein: MKKLATFLAGSACALSLLSGTAAAEDKELVFMNWGPYINSGILEQFTKETGIKVIYSTYESNETLYAKLKTHNEGYDLVVPSTYFVAKMRDEGMLQKIDKSKLSNFKNLDSNYLDKPYDPNNDYSIPHVVAITGLAVNTDMYDPNDFQSWGDLWKPELKGQLMLMDDTREVFHIALRKLGYSGNSTDDKQIDEAYAELRKLMPNVLVFNSDNPAAPYLSGEVGLGMLWNGSAAAAQKEGLPIKLVFPKEGGIGWVDNFAISSGAKNVDAAHKMIDFLLRPEIAEQISRDTGYLTGVKASNDKFKDVAPLFPSQEDLDRVEWQSAVGDKTVKYEEYFMKLKAGQ; this comes from the coding sequence ATGAAAAAACTGGCTACTTTTTTAGCAGGTAGCGCATGTGCGCTTTCTCTGTTGTCTGGCACAGCGGCAGCGGAAGATAAGGAACTGGTGTTCATGAACTGGGGTCCGTATATCAATAGCGGTATCCTAGAGCAATTCACCAAGGAAACAGGAATCAAAGTTATTTACTCAACTTATGAGTCGAATGAAACTTTGTATGCAAAACTCAAAACGCACAATGAAGGTTATGACCTGGTAGTTCCATCTACCTACTTCGTTGCAAAAATGCGTGATGAAGGGATGCTACAAAAAATCGATAAATCTAAATTGAGTAACTTCAAAAACTTAGATTCTAACTACCTAGATAAACCTTATGATCCAAACAACGATTACTCAATTCCACACGTTGTTGCTATCACTGGTCTAGCTGTTAATACCGACATGTATGATCCTAATGACTTCCAAAGCTGGGGTGACCTATGGAAGCCTGAGCTAAAAGGTCAACTGATGTTGATGGATGATACGCGTGAAGTATTCCACATCGCTCTGCGCAAGTTAGGTTACTCTGGTAACTCAACAGACGATAAACAGATCGATGAAGCGTATGCAGAACTGCGAAAACTGATGCCAAACGTGCTGGTTTTCAACTCTGATAACCCTGCAGCGCCTTACCTTTCAGGTGAAGTTGGCCTAGGTATGCTGTGGAATGGCTCTGCTGCTGCCGCACAAAAAGAAGGTCTACCGATCAAATTGGTATTCCCGAAAGAAGGCGGTATCGGTTGGGTTGACAACTTTGCGATCTCTTCTGGCGCGAAAAATGTTGATGCTGCACACAAAATGATCGACTTCTTGCTACGTCCTGAAATTGCAGAGCAAATTTCACGTGACACGGGCTACCTGACAGGTGTTAAGGCATCAAACGACAAGTTTAAAGATGTTGCACCACTGTTCCCATCTCAAGAAGATCTGGATCGTGTTGAATGGCAATCTGCCGTAGGCGATAAGACTGTGAAGTACGAAGAGTATTTCATGAAGTTGAAAGCCGGCCAATAA
- the potA gene encoding spermidine/putrescine ABC transporter ATP-binding protein PotA, protein MGEIQTLNEQHSVGKPVIRLSGISKSFDGKEIIGNLNLDVNHGEFLTILGPSGCGKTTVLRMIAGFETADQGQILLDDQDVTQVPAEQRHVNTVFQSYALFPHMTVFDNVAFGLRMQKVPQSEIEPRVMEALRMVRLAEMAQRKPHQLSGGQQQRIAIARAVVNKPKVLLLDESLSALDYKLRKQMQSELKQLQRQLGITFIFVTHDQEEALSMSDRIIVMRSGKIEQDGSPREIYEDPKNLFVARFIGEINVFQATTIDRIDEKRIRVDIEGIESIVYYEDEVKAGDKLQVLLRPEDLRIEEIKESEEKGIVGHVTDRTYKGMTLESVVELESGMCVMVSEFFNEDDPDVDHSIGQKVAITWVESWEVVLNDEQKA, encoded by the coding sequence GTGGGAGAAATACAGACGTTGAACGAACAACATTCAGTAGGAAAGCCAGTCATTCGTCTATCTGGCATTAGCAAAAGTTTCGATGGTAAGGAAATCATTGGTAACCTCAATCTTGATGTGAATCATGGTGAATTCTTAACTATCCTAGGCCCATCAGGCTGTGGCAAGACAACTGTGTTAAGAATGATTGCCGGTTTTGAAACTGCAGATCAAGGTCAGATTCTGCTAGATGATCAAGACGTTACTCAAGTTCCTGCTGAACAACGACACGTCAATACGGTCTTCCAAAGCTATGCTCTCTTCCCTCACATGACTGTGTTCGATAACGTTGCTTTTGGTTTGCGCATGCAAAAAGTACCTCAAAGCGAAATCGAGCCTCGTGTTATGGAAGCATTACGCATGGTGCGCCTTGCCGAAATGGCACAACGTAAACCGCATCAACTTTCTGGTGGCCAGCAACAGCGTATCGCTATTGCGCGCGCAGTGGTTAACAAACCTAAAGTACTGCTCCTTGACGAATCGCTCTCAGCTTTGGATTACAAATTGCGTAAACAAATGCAGAGCGAACTTAAACAGCTTCAACGCCAATTAGGCATTACCTTTATCTTCGTCACTCACGATCAAGAAGAAGCATTGTCAATGTCAGACCGCATCATCGTTATGCGATCAGGAAAAATTGAACAAGACGGCTCTCCTCGTGAAATCTACGAAGACCCCAAAAATCTCTTTGTTGCTCGTTTTATCGGCGAAATCAACGTCTTCCAAGCAACGACTATCGATCGTATCGACGAAAAACGCATCCGCGTTGACATCGAAGGTATCGAGTCGATTGTTTACTATGAAGATGAAGTGAAGGCTGGTGACAAGCTGCAAGTGCTCCTCCGTCCTGAAGACTTACGTATCGAAGAAATCAAAGAGTCAGAAGAAAAAGGTATTGTGGGTCACGTGACTGACCGCACCTACAAAGGCATGACTCTGGAATCAGTGGTTGAACTGGAATCCGGTATGTGCGTGATGGTTAGCGAATTCTTCAACGAAGATGATCCAGATGTGGATCACTCTATCGGGCAGAAGGTTGCCATCACTTGGGTTGAAAGCTGGGAGGTAGTACTCAATGATGAGCAAAAAGCTTAA